A stretch of the Sulfurimonas sp. HSL-1656 genome encodes the following:
- a CDS encoding glutaminase, translating to MDYQAVLNEIAEEIRPYVGEGKVADYIPALAEVDPHQFGMTLTLFDGTQYSVGDADTLFSIQSISKVFTFTLALDAYGYDLYRRVGREPSGNPFNSLVQLEYEHGIPRNPFINAGAINVTDALISHYGSVALTSKEILGFIREIAGNGIIESDKVVTESEMQHGFRNRALANLMKSFGNLDNDVLEVVHTYFEHCAIAMNTRTLSRAMLYLANHGEDPITGKKFITPQQAKRINAVMLTCGHYDASGDFAFHVGLPGKSGVGGGIVAVIPKKLSLCVWSPALNEQGNSLAGTKALELFTSKTGLSIF from the coding sequence ATGGACTACCAGGCCGTACTCAACGAGATCGCCGAAGAGATCAGGCCCTATGTCGGTGAGGGGAAAGTCGCCGACTACATCCCCGCCCTGGCGGAAGTCGACCCGCACCAGTTCGGGATGACGCTGACCCTCTTTGACGGGACACAGTACAGCGTCGGGGACGCCGATACCCTCTTCTCGATCCAGAGTATCTCCAAGGTCTTTACCTTCACGCTGGCGCTCGACGCCTACGGCTACGACCTCTACCGCCGCGTCGGCCGCGAACCCTCGGGCAACCCCTTCAACTCCCTCGTGCAGCTCGAATACGAACACGGCATCCCCCGCAACCCCTTTATCAATGCCGGGGCCATCAACGTTACCGACGCACTGATCTCGCACTACGGTTCCGTCGCCCTCACCTCCAAAGAGATCCTCGGGTTTATCCGGGAGATTGCCGGCAACGGGATAATCGAGAGCGACAAGGTCGTCACGGAGTCGGAGATGCAGCACGGTTTCCGCAACCGCGCGCTGGCAAACCTGATGAAGAGTTTCGGCAACCTCGACAATGACGTCCTGGAAGTCGTGCATACCTATTTCGAGCACTGCGCCATCGCGATGAACACCCGTACCCTCTCCCGCGCCATGCTCTACCTCGCCAACCACGGCGAAGACCCTATTACGGGCAAAAAGTTCATCACCCCGCAACAGGCCAAGCGGATCAACGCCGTTATGCTTACCTGCGGCCACTACGACGCCTCGGGCGATTTTGCCTTTCATGTCGGTCTGCCCGGCAAAAGCGGTGTCGGCGGGGGCATCGTTGCCGTCATCCCGAAAAAGCTGAGCCTCTGCGTCTGGTCGCCGGCGCTGAACGAACAGGGCAACTCCCTGGCGGGCACGAAAGCGCTGGAACTCTTTACCAGTAAAACGGGATTGTCGATCTTTTAG
- a CDS encoding MoxR family ATPase has protein sequence MNPISTKRSLTHLTDRKVPVFLWGPPGIGKSSIVAQIAKEKKISYIDLRLSLLDPTDLRGIPFFNADSGEAVWAPASFLPDGSEKEGILFLDELNTAAPMVQASAYQLILDRKIGEYKLPDGWAIVAAGNRESDRGVVFRMAAPLANRFVHLEMEASVEDWKQWAVGAGIDPAIIAFISYRPDALFTFGQGKDDSRSFATPRTWEYVNEIVASEPDPDLIMPLVAGAIGEDLAAAFLGFKVVAGELPDLDGIFDGSVSAVPSEPAALHMLSTALAMRVGEGTSSKKLNNLIAYTLKMPGEFAVMIIQDLRERKIELDHVDSWTLWMRQFNNLLR, from the coding sequence ATGAACCCGATAAGCACGAAACGCTCCCTTACCCACCTCACCGACCGCAAGGTACCCGTCTTCCTCTGGGGGCCTCCGGGCATCGGCAAATCCTCCATCGTCGCCCAGATCGCCAAGGAGAAGAAGATCTCCTACATCGACCTGCGTCTCTCCCTGCTCGACCCGACCGACCTGCGGGGTATCCCTTTCTTCAATGCCGATTCCGGCGAAGCCGTCTGGGCCCCCGCCTCCTTCCTGCCCGATGGCAGCGAGAAAGAGGGGATCCTCTTCCTCGACGAGCTCAACACCGCCGCCCCGATGGTGCAGGCCTCGGCCTACCAGCTCATCCTCGACCGCAAGATCGGCGAGTACAAGCTCCCCGACGGCTGGGCGATCGTCGCCGCCGGTAACCGCGAAAGCGACCGCGGTGTCGTCTTCCGTATGGCCGCGCCGCTGGCCAACCGCTTTGTGCACCTGGAGATGGAAGCAAGCGTCGAAGACTGGAAACAGTGGGCCGTCGGTGCGGGGATCGATCCCGCCATCATCGCCTTTATCTCCTACCGCCCCGACGCGCTCTTCACCTTCGGACAGGGCAAGGACGACAGCCGCTCCTTCGCAACGCCGCGGACCTGGGAATATGTTAACGAAATCGTCGCCTCCGAACCCGACCCCGACCTGATCATGCCCCTGGTCGCCGGGGCTATCGGCGAAGACCTCGCCGCGGCCTTCCTCGGCTTCAAAGTCGTCGCGGGCGAGCTCCCCGACCTCGACGGCATCTTTGACGGAAGCGTCTCCGCCGTCCCATCCGAACCGGCAGCCCTGCATATGCTCAGTACCGCCCTGGCCATGCGCGTGGGCGAAGGGACCAGCAGCAAGAAGCTCAACAATCTCATCGCCTACACCCTCAAGATGCCGGGCGAATTCGCCGTCATGATCATCCAGGACCTGCGCGAACGCAAGATCGAGCTCGATCACGTCGACAGCTGGACGCTCTGGATGCGCCAGTTCAACAACCTTCTGCGCTAA
- a CDS encoding VWA-like domain-containing protein, with product MTPEQLLTKAKSQLTMKHPYFGMLASRLKQEPKEGLRGYASNGKRFLYDPEFMQRRSIEEVMFILTNCVMHHVLSHQQRQLGRKGGLWQLATDYAINNLLHKNGLEIPQGANYNEEFEGMYAEEIYDALKESYYSDIDDAFGGEDDVPPPPGMPGGSAEGGEGEEDSGAFSNLGNIEEELDAQNESEWQYASSVAQEVAQRKSAMPSGMDRLGKKVKAADVDWRFELYNAVNKHMRNNYAFMPPNKKHLYRGVALPSLASDTLSLCVAVDTSGSINEALLGAFTEEFKSIMTIFPAIRIELIIADAKVHGHYTFQGGEKLDFPLKGGGGTDYRPVFDYIEAELPMTTMLLYFTDGDGWFPRIPPPYEVLWALSRPAKVPFGRGLVIFNS from the coding sequence TTGACCCCAGAGCAATTACTGACCAAAGCCAAGTCCCAGCTGACGATGAAGCACCCCTACTTCGGGATGCTCGCCTCCCGCCTGAAGCAGGAGCCCAAAGAGGGACTGCGCGGCTATGCCAGCAACGGCAAGCGCTTTTTGTACGACCCGGAGTTCATGCAACGCCGCAGCATCGAAGAGGTGATGTTCATCCTCACCAACTGCGTCATGCACCACGTCCTCTCGCACCAGCAGCGCCAGCTCGGACGCAAAGGGGGACTCTGGCAGCTGGCAACCGACTACGCCATCAACAACCTCCTGCACAAAAACGGCCTGGAGATCCCCCAGGGCGCCAACTATAACGAAGAGTTCGAAGGGATGTACGCCGAGGAGATCTACGACGCCCTCAAAGAGAGCTACTACAGCGACATTGATGACGCCTTCGGCGGCGAGGACGACGTGCCGCCCCCGCCGGGCATGCCGGGCGGATCGGCTGAAGGCGGTGAAGGCGAGGAGGACAGCGGCGCGTTCTCCAACCTCGGCAATATCGAAGAGGAGCTCGACGCCCAGAACGAGTCGGAGTGGCAGTACGCCTCCTCCGTCGCCCAGGAGGTCGCGCAGCGTAAAAGCGCGATGCCTTCGGGCATGGACCGGCTGGGCAAGAAGGTCAAGGCCGCCGACGTCGACTGGCGTTTCGAACTCTACAACGCCGTCAACAAGCATATGCGCAACAACTACGCCTTTATGCCGCCGAACAAGAAGCACCTCTACCGCGGTGTCGCGCTGCCCTCCTTGGCCAGCGATACGCTCAGCCTCTGCGTCGCCGTCGATACCTCCGGCTCCATCAACGAGGCACTGCTGGGTGCCTTTACCGAGGAGTTCAAAAGCATCATGACGATCTTCCCCGCCATCCGGATCGAGCTGATCATCGCCGACGCGAAGGTGCACGGCCACTACACCTTCCAGGGCGGCGAGAAGCTGGACTTCCCGCTCAAAGGAGGCGGCGGGACAGACTACCGCCCCGTCTTCGACTACATCGAGGCGGAGCTGCCGATGACGACGATGCTGCTCTACTTCACCGACGGTGACGGCTGGTTCCCGCGCATCCCGCCGCCGTACGAGGTGCTCTGGGCCCTTTCAAGACCGGCCAAAGTCCCCTTCGGGCGCGGGCTGGTCATCTTCAACTCCTAG
- the soxZ gene encoding thiosulfate oxidation carrier complex protein SoxZ has protein sequence MRIKAKLKGNVVSVKAMAKHDMWTYDIAEKKTGDRNNANFITHIDAKVGAATVMDASVSQFLSKNPIFKFAFKGDFKAGDELVMTWVDLKGNTKTSKAKIK, from the coding sequence ATGAGAATCAAAGCAAAACTCAAAGGTAATGTTGTTTCTGTAAAAGCGATGGCGAAGCACGACATGTGGACATACGATATCGCTGAGAAGAAAACCGGCGACCGCAACAACGCGAACTTCATCACGCACATCGACGCAAAAGTCGGCGCTGCAACCGTTATGGACGCGTCTGTCAGCCAGTTCCTCTCCAAGAACCCGATCTTCAAGTTCGCGTTCAAAGGCGACTTCAAAGCGGGTGACGAACTCGTCATGACATGGGTTGACCTCAAGGGCAACACCAAGACTTCCAAAGCCAAAATTAAATAA
- a CDS encoding thiosulfate oxidation carrier protein SoxY yields the protein MQRRTFLSMAAGACALAAVPASVLAEDFRKSKPTVWTAKTVDDALKAMYGTTATVAQGVTVVAPDVASNGGAVPVDVKSDIAAKSMIIVQNVNPEAAVIVYDLNEYSIIDFSIKIKMKASGTITAVVQGTDGKLYSGSKTLDVALGGCEG from the coding sequence ATGCAAAGAAGAACATTCCTCTCCATGGCGGCTGGCGCCTGTGCTCTGGCTGCCGTACCGGCAAGCGTCCTGGCGGAAGATTTCCGTAAATCCAAGCCGACAGTATGGACGGCTAAAACTGTTGACGATGCCCTCAAAGCAATGTACGGCACGACTGCGACTGTCGCACAGGGCGTCACTGTCGTCGCTCCGGACGTTGCAAGCAACGGCGGTGCAGTACCGGTCGATGTCAAATCCGACATCGCTGCGAAATCCATGATCATCGTCCAGAACGTCAACCCGGAAGCAGCGGTTATCGTTTACGACCTCAACGAGTACAGCATCATCGACTTCTCCATCAAGATCAAGATGAAGGCTTCCGGTACGATCACAGCAGTCGTACAGGGTACAGACGGCAAGCTCTACAGCGGCTCCAAAACACTCGACGTTGCACTCGGTGGTTGTGAGGGCTGA